The genomic window GTGGGCTGACGGCCCACCGTGCCCTACGGACGGGTCCTCGTCGAGGTCGAACCCGACCACCTCGACCGTCCGTTCGACTACGAGATCGCCGAGAGCACGCCCGTCGGGGCGCGTGTCGAGGTCACCTTCGGAGGTCGTCGCACACGGGGGATCGTCACCGACATCAGCGCAACCACCGATGTCGAGCAGGTCCGCCCGGTACGCAAGGTCCTCGGTGAGCACACCTGGCTGACCGCCGACGAGCTCGAGGTCGTGCGCTGGGCAGCCGACCGCTACGCGGCTCCCGCTGCCGATGTGATCCGCCACGCGCTACCCAACCGGGTGGTCGACGTCGAACGTCGTGCCGCGGCGCAGGGCTGGTACCCAGCCGCGCCCCGACCTCCCTACACGGGCGCTCGCCCCGACCCGAACTGGGGGGCCTACGGGGCGGGCGACCTCGCGGACGTCGCCGCACACGGCTCCGGCGCCTACTACCTGCGGCCACTGCCAAGCGAGGACCTGCCGACGCGGCTGGTCGAACTGGTCACCCACGTGCTCGCCCACGACCGCGACGTGCTGCTGGTCGTCCCCGGCCCGAGGTCGTCATCGGCTGACGCGGTCGCCGCCGTGGTCGGTGACCTGGCGGTGGACGTGCGGGGCGGGGCGAAGGAGCGCCGGACCTACCGCGCGTGGCTCGCCGCACGGACGGGTAAGGCGCGCGTCGTCATCGGCGAACGTGGCGTCGCGTTCTGGCCGCTGACGCGACTCGGACTGGCCATCGTGCTGGACGAGGCCAGTCCAGCGCTCAAGGAGCGCCGCTCGCCCTACCACAACGCTCGCGAGGTCGTGCTCGAGCGCGCGCGGCGAGTCGGCGCGGTGTGCCTCCTCGTTGGCTACCTCCCCAGCGCGTTGGCCTGGCGGCTCCTGGTCGATCGCCGCGTCACGCCGCTCGTCGCGCCCCGACGACGCGAGCGCGCCGCCGCGCCGACCGTGCACGTCGATACCCAACCCGGCACACGTCTGGGGCGGCGAGCTACCGAGGCGGTGCGACGAGCCACCCGCGAGGGTGAACTCGCGGTCGTCCTGTCGTCCCGACGAGGCGAGGGGCACGCGCTCGCGTGCAGCGCCTGTGGGTTGCGCCTGACCTGCCGCATCTGCGAGGCGTCGGTACGGCGCGCCTCCCCAGGGACGTTCTGCCCCTCGTGCGGGGACCACAACCGCAGCCGACCGGTGTGCGAACGGTGTCAGGGTCAGCGCTTCGCGCCCCTCGCCGCAGGGGCCGAACGTCTCGGTGAGGAGCTGACACGTAGCTTCCCCGAGGTGTCTGTCGCGGTGCTCGAGGGCTACGGACACGACGTTCCGCAGCCACCCGCGATCGTCGTGACCACGCGAGGTTCGGTAACGCTCGAGCGCCCCGCCGACGTCGGCGTGGTCGTCGTACCCCACCTCGACGCCCTCGTTCGCCGTCCGGGTCTCGACGCCTCAGAGGATGCGCTGCGCCTCGCGCTGACCGCGGGAGCTTGGACCAACGAGGTCATCGTGCAGACCGGCGAGCCCACCCATCCCGTGGTCCAGGCTCTGATCCGGTGGGATCCAGGTGGCTTCTGGAAGACCGAGGCCGCGACGCGCGCCGAGCTGCGCTTCCCTCCCGCGGCCTCGTCGGTGCGGATCGACACGGGTGAGGGTGGGACCACGACCGAACGCGAGCTGAGGCAGGCGCTGCCCAGTTCCGACGAGCTCCTCGGCCCACTGCCCGTTGATGGTCGCTCGGTGTGGCTGATCAAGACCGACGACCGCGTCACGACGGTCGCGGCGCTGCGACCGCTCCGGCATGCCTGGAGCCGCGCCAGTCGCGATGTCCGGATCGAGGTCGATCCCATCGAGGTCCCGTAAGCTTCAGTACTCAAGTAGCGAAGCGGTAGTACAGCCGTCAGTACTCAAGTAGCGAAGCGGTAGTACGAACTGCCTTGCCGAACCCGGAGCCGCCGTGACCATCCTCGAGATCCGACTGTTCGGTGATCCCGTGCTGCGCCAGACCGCACGCGAGGTCACCGACTTCGACGAGCGCCTCCGCAAGCTCGAGTCGGACATGCTCGACACGATGCGCGACGCCCCCGGCGTCGGACTCGCCGCCCCGCAGGTCGGCGTGCTCAAGCGCGTGTTCGTGTGGGAGCTCGAGCAGGAGGAGGCCCCCGCCCTCGGCGGCGCGGCGGTGGTCAACCCCGTGCTCGAGGACGCGTCGGACGACACCATCGTGAGCGACGAGGGCTGCCTCTCCTTCCCGGGGCTGTTCTACGAGGTCGAACGACCCCTCGTCGTGCGCATCCGTCACCGCGACGTCCACGGGGAGGAGCACGTGCGTGAGCTGTCGGACCTGCCGGCGCGGATCTGGCTGCACGAGATGGACCACCTGAACGGGATCCTGTTCATCGATCACCTCGCGGCCCACGACCGCAAGGAGGTGCTCAAGCACATGCGCGAGTACCGCCTCGAGCAGGGCCTGGATCTCGATCCTCCGGCTGGTGGGAACCTGCTGCTCGGCAGGCGGTGATGCGACTCGGGTTCTTCGGGACCCCCGACGTGGCGGTCCCCTCGCTGACCGCGCTGGCCGCGGACGACCGCTTCGAGCTGGGCGTCGTGGTCACCAACCCTGACCGACCCCGCGGGCGCTCAAAGCGTGAGGTCGCGCCCCCGGTGAAGGAGGCCGCGATCGACCACGGCCTCGAGGTGTGGCAGCCGCACAAGCCGCGCGAGATCCAGGACGCGCTCGCGGCGCTGCGCCTCGACGCCTGCGCGGTCGTGGCCTACGGGTCCATCCTGCCTCGTTCGGTGCTCGACGCCGGCGGCCGCGGGTTCGTCAACCTGCACTTCTCGCTGCTTCCGAGGTGGCGTGGCGCGGCGCCCGTCCAGCACGCGCTGCGTCAGGGCGACGACGTCACCGGACTGACGACCTTCGTGCTCGACGAGGGCATGGACACGGGCCCGATCCTGCGACAGGAGCGGACCGACATCGGTAGCGACGAGACCGCCGGCGAGCTGCTCGATCGTCTCGCCGTCGAGGGCGCCGCACTGCTCGCCGACAGCCTCCACGACTGGCTGAGCGGGGCGCTGACCCCGACGCCCCAACCCGACGAGGGCGCCACGATCGCGCCTCGCATCCGTCCCGACGATTGCGTGATCGACTGGACCGGCGACGCGGCATCGATCGATCGGCTCGTACGTGCCTCGAACCCCGCCCCAGGTGCCCACACGAGCTTCGACGGCAGACGCCTCAAGGTGTGGCGGTCGCGGCCCGTCGCCGGTCCGACCGGTGACCCCGGCGAGGTTGTGGACCGGGACGACGACGGCCCGATCGTTGCCACGGCCGGGGGCGCGCTCGTGCTGATCGAGGTACAGCCGGAGGGCAAGTCGCGGATGTCCGGCAGCGCCTTCGAGAACGGCTACCAGCCCACGTCGTTCGGGGCGTGAGCGGCCTGGCCGCGAGGCGAGCGGCGCTCACCGCGCTCCGGGCGGTCGAGGACGATGGGGCGTACTCCAACCTCGTCGTGCCCGATGCCGTCGGCGTCCTCCCCGAGGTGCGCGACCGCGCCTTCGCCAGCCACCTCGCCTACGACACGCTGCGGTGGCACGGGACGCTCGTGTGGGCGCTGGAGCTGGTCCTCGACCGGCCGCTCGACGCGGTGGAGGCGCCGCTGGCACGGGTTTTACGACTCGGCGCGCTCCAGCTGCTCCGTTCCGCGGTGCCGGCACACGCGGCGATCTCGACGTCGGTCGACCTCGCCCGGACCGCCGTCCCTAGGAGCCGGTCGGAGGGGGCGGCACGGTTCGCCAACGGGGTCCTGCGAGCCCTGGCGCGGACCGAGCTGTCGTACCCCGACGATCCTGCGGAGCGGCTCGCGCTCGAGACCGCCCACCCGGTGTGGCAGATCGCGGAGGTCCGTGACCAGCTCGGGGACGAGGCGGAGTCGGCTCTCCACGCCGACAACGATCCGCCCGGTCTCACGCTCCGCGCTCTGGGCGACCGGGACGGGCTCGTCACCGAGCTCCAGGCCCAGGGCCACGAAGCCGATGCCGGCACCTGGGCTCCGGAAGCGATCCGGGTCCCGGGTGCCGACCCGCGCGCACTGGCCGCCGTGTCCGAAGGACGCGCCGTGCCCCAGGACGAGGCCTCGATGTTCGTCGTGCACTCGATGGGGGTACGTCCGGGGGACCGCACGCTGGATCTGTGCGCGGGTCCGGGAGGCAAGAGCACACACCTCGCCCAGCTCGGCGCCGACGTCGTCTCGATCGAGCTGCACCCCCACCGTGCCGAGCTCATCCGTTCCCTGGCCGAGCGTCTCGGCGTGCGGGTCGACGTGGTCCTCGGCGACGCCCGCGACGTGGACGTGGGTGACGGCTACGACCAGGTGCTGGTAGACGCCCCCTGCACCGATCTGGGCACGGGACGTCGACGGCCCGAGGTGCGCTGGCGCCGTACCCCAACGGATGTCGCCGCGCTCTCCGAGCTGCAGCGCGAGCTGCTCCTCGCGGGAGCCTCACGGGTGGCGCCCGGTGGCCGGTTGACGTACTCGGTGTGCACGTGGACGGGCCCCGAGACCGATGGGGTCGTCGAGGTCATCGCCGACAGACCTGGCTGGACGCAGCGGTCACGCCGACAGCTGTGGCCACACCGAGACGCAACCGACGGGATGTTCGTCGCCTCCTTCCAGCGGGACGAGTGAGCGGTCGCGGAACCGCCGTTCGCTACCCTCTGCAGCAACACGGGAGCAGGTGCTTGGACGCGTCCTTCACGACCGATCTTCGGCTCGCGCCATCCATCCTCTCCGCCGACTTCGCCCGACTGGCCAGCGAGATCGAGGACGTCGCCGGGTCCTGCGACATGCTCCACGTCGACATCATGGATGGGCACTACGTCCCCAACCTCACGATCGGCCCGGATGTCGTCCGCTCCCTGCGGGCGGTGACCGACCTGCCCTTCGACACCCACCTGATGATCACCGACCCACGCACCTTCGGCCCGCAGTTCGTGAAGGCTGGCTCGACCTCAATCACCTTCCATCCCACCGAGGACGACGACCCCCGCGGACTCATCCAGCTGCTGCACGACCAGGGCGCCGAGGTCGGCATCGCGATCCGGCCCAGCGAGCCGCTCGAACGGTTCACCGACCTCCTGGGCGACATCGACCTGCTCCTGTGCATGACGGTCGAGCCGGGTTTCGGGGGGCAGGCGTTCATGCCCGAGGTCCTACCGAAGATCGAACTCGCCCGTTCTCTCCGCGAGGAGCAGGGTCACCACTACCGCATCGAGGTAGACGGGGGGATCGATCCCGACACCGCGCCGCGCACCGTGTCGGCGGGGGCGGACACGCTCGTCGCTGGGTCTGCCATCTTCCGCAAGTCGGATCGCGCAGCCGCTGCGCGCGCGATCCTCGATGCGGCCGGCGCCGCGACGGCGGATCGATGATGACGCGCGTCCTCGTCGTCGACGACGAGGCGGACATCCGCACGTTCCTGCGTGTCACCCTCGAGCTCAGCGACTACGAGGTGCTCGAGGCGGTCGACGGTGTCGATGCCATCGAGCGAGCGCTGGCCGAGAAGCCCGACCTCATCGTGATGGACGTCATGATGCCTCGGCTCGACGGGGTCGACGCCTGCCGCCGGATGCGTGCAGATGCGCGGACCAGTGACATCCCCATCCTCATCGTGACCGCCAAGTCGATGGCCGGCGACAAGGTGGAGGGACTCGAGGCCGGCGCCGACGACTACATCAGCAAGCCGTTCGATCCCGACGAGCTGCTCGCGCGCGTCCAGGCGACCCTGCGTCGGGTCAACGACTCCCGCAGCGTCTCACCGTTGACCGGCCTGCCGGGTAACACGCGCATCCAGCACGAGATCACCCGCCGCGTCGAGAACGACGGGTCTTTCGCCCTGCTGTACGCCGACCTGAACGACTTCAAGGCCTTCAACGACAAGTACGGTTGGCTCCGCGGCGACGAGGTCATCGGCCACCTCGCGAAGGTCCTGACCACGGTCGCTGCCGGCCT from Actinomycetota bacterium includes these protein-coding regions:
- the rpe gene encoding ribulose-phosphate 3-epimerase — protein: MDASFTTDLRLAPSILSADFARLASEIEDVAGSCDMLHVDIMDGHYVPNLTIGPDVVRSLRAVTDLPFDTHLMITDPRTFGPQFVKAGSTSITFHPTEDDDPRGLIQLLHDQGAEVGIAIRPSEPLERFTDLLGDIDLLLCMTVEPGFGGQAFMPEVLPKIELARSLREEQGHHYRIEVDGGIDPDTAPRTVSAGADTLVAGSAIFRKSDRAAAARAILDAAGAATADR
- a CDS encoding response regulator translates to MTRVLVVDDEADIRTFLRVTLELSDYEVLEAVDGVDAIERALAEKPDLIVMDVMMPRLDGVDACRRMRADARTSDIPILIVTAKSMAGDKVEGLEAGADDYISKPFDPDELLARVQATLRRVNDSRSVSPLTGLPGNTRIQHEITRRVENDGSFALLYADLNDFKAFNDKYGWLRGDEVIGHLAKVLTTVAAGLEGSFVGHVGGDDMILICPETEYEAVADDICRRFDDGAAAFYDENDRARGYIEVEDRRGELRRFPIVTVSIGVAHTRATPFEHPSWPVHIATDMKSYAKQTRTEASNWAADKRARPLPP
- the def gene encoding peptide deformylase; translated protein: MTILEIRLFGDPVLRQTAREVTDFDERLRKLESDMLDTMRDAPGVGLAAPQVGVLKRVFVWELEQEEAPALGGAAVVNPVLEDASDDTIVSDEGCLSFPGLFYEVERPLVVRIRHRDVHGEEHVRELSDLPARIWLHEMDHLNGILFIDHLAAHDRKEVLKHMREYRLEQGLDLDPPAGGNLLLGRR
- the fmt gene encoding methionyl-tRNA formyltransferase; this encodes MRLGFFGTPDVAVPSLTALAADDRFELGVVVTNPDRPRGRSKREVAPPVKEAAIDHGLEVWQPHKPREIQDALAALRLDACAVVAYGSILPRSVLDAGGRGFVNLHFSLLPRWRGAAPVQHALRQGDDVTGLTTFVLDEGMDTGPILRQERTDIGSDETAGELLDRLAVEGAALLADSLHDWLSGALTPTPQPDEGATIAPRIRPDDCVIDWTGDAASIDRLVRASNPAPGAHTSFDGRRLKVWRSRPVAGPTGDPGEVVDRDDDGPIVATAGGALVLIEVQPEGKSRMSGSAFENGYQPTSFGA